Proteins from a genomic interval of Rosa chinensis cultivar Old Blush chromosome 2, RchiOBHm-V2, whole genome shotgun sequence:
- the LOC112190604 gene encoding GDSL esterase/lipase 2 produces the protein MSTSLFQVCMIFAFCANLLTPSSCHDNSRLHKKHAALFVFGDSQFDVGNNNYLNTSTELQANFWPYGETFFKHPTGRFSDGRLIPDFIAEYAKLPLIPPYLRRGFKSYTYGVNFASAGAGALAESYQGFVIDLKTQLGYFKKVEKQLRHKLGHAETYTLLSEAVYLIGIGANDYFYALGTNSSLFESSPEEFVGLVIGNLTTVIKEIYKKGGRKFGFTSMAPLGCVPSMRAMKPGNTGTCVEEVNAVAKLHNRVLDKVLLKLKGHLPGFKYSYPNVYPHIDEIFNNASKHGFKEGKTACCGSGPYRGIGSCGGKRGVTVYELCDNVTEYVFFDSNHPTERFYQKVSKLWWSHTPKQTETYIDLKELFEVY, from the exons ATGTCGACTTCACTGTTTCAAGTATGTATGATCTTTGCTTTTTGTGCAAATCTTCTTACTCCAAGCAGCTGCCATGACAACTCAAGGCTTCACAAGAAACACGCAGCCTTGTTCGTCTTTGGTGATTCGCAGTTTGATGTGGGAAATAATAACTACTTGAACACTTCCACTGAACTTCAAGCAAATTTCTGGCCATATGGGGAAACATTCTTCAAGCACCCCACTGGTAGATTTTCGGATGGACGTCTAATCCCTGATTTTATTG CTGAGTATGCAAAGTTGCCACTTATTCCACCATATTTACGACGTGGGTTCAAAAGCTATACTTATGGGGTCAACTTCGCATCTGCCGGGGCTGGTGCTCTAGCTGAATCTTATCAAGGATTT GTTATAGACCTTAAAACTCAACTGGGTTATTTCAAGAAAGTGGAGAAGCAGTTGAGGCACAAACTAGGCCATGCAGAAACCTACACATTGCTGTCAGAAGCTGTTTACTTAATTGGCATTGGAGCCAATGACTATTTTTATGCACTCGGCACAAATTCCAGTTTGTTTGAGTCGTCACCTGAAGAATTTGTTGGCCTGGTGATAGGAAACCTGACAACTGTGATCAAG GAAATATACAAGAAAGGAGGAAGGAAATTTGGGTTTACAAGCATGGCTCCTCTGGGTTGTGTACCAAGCATGAGAGCAATGAAACCAGGAAACACAGGCACATGTGTGGAAGAAGTGAATGCGGTAGCGAAACTACACAACAGAGTACTTGATAAAGTCCTCCTAAAGCTTAAAGGACATCTCCCAGGATTCAAGTATTCATATCCAAATGTATACCCTCACATAGACGAAATATTTAACAATGCATCTAAACATG GTTTCAAGGAGGGAAAGACGGCATGTTGCGGATCTGGTCCATACAGAGGAATTGGGAGTTGTGGAGGGAAGCGAGGCGTGACAGTGTATGAACTATGTGACAATGTTACAGAATATGTGTTTTTCGACTCCAATCATCCCACAGAAAGGTTTTACCAGAAAGTTTCCAAGTTATGGTGGAGCCATACCCCTAAACAGACTGAGACGTACATTGATCTGAAAGAGCTATTTGAAGTTTATTGA
- the LOC121051640 gene encoding uncharacterized protein LOC121051640, whose amino-acid sequence MDPLKRRLVTGEWRTIVDNSIKIFNAQKRRKGRKTVQWKNYAGIPEQMGDKTCGYWIMHYMRDIVEDKNREWSAKWERKANHYYTMENVDVVRAEWAKYVMKFKDN is encoded by the exons ATGGATCCGCTAAAGAGGCGGCTCGTCACCGGTGAATGGAGAACTATTGTGGACAA CTCCATCAAAATATTCAATGCACAAAAGCGTAGGAAAGGCCGAAAGACAGTTCAATGGAAAAACTATGCA gGCATTCCGGAGCAGATGGGTGATAAGACTTGTGGATATTGGATTATGCATTACATGAGGGATATAGTGGAGGACAAAAACCGAGAGTGGAGTGCTAAG TGGGAAAGAAAAGCAAATCACTATTACACAATGGAGAATGTTGATGTTGTCCGGGCAGAGTGGGCAAAGTATGTTATGAAGTTCAAAGATAACTAG